One genomic window of Stigmatella ashevillena includes the following:
- a CDS encoding ornithine cyclodeaminase family protein, whose protein sequence is MPTLLLSASDLRSLYSVELGLTAVERAFLAHGRGEALMPSKVYLSLPKYDGDFRAMPAFLDGAAGVKWVNAHPRNPQKHGLPTVRAVYILSDPETASPLAILDGTLLTAWRTGAAGGVASKYLAQAKPRTLGLVGCGVQARVLIDAHRALFEGLELLLADASEAASKVLQSEKGGRVVSLQEAAGADIVCTSTPVRSPVVKREWVRAGTHINAMGADAPGKQELEPGILQQGRIFIDDEDQALHSGEVNVPLHDGLLRREQIAGTLGEVVAGKKKGRLADEVTLFDSTGLAVQDVAVARALYEVARAKGVGQMFDLVGSG, encoded by the coding sequence ATGCCAACCCTCCTCTTGAGCGCGAGTGATTTGCGCTCCCTCTACTCTGTCGAGCTGGGCCTCACCGCCGTGGAGCGCGCCTTTCTGGCGCACGGCCGTGGCGAGGCGCTCATGCCCTCGAAGGTGTACCTCTCCCTGCCGAAGTACGACGGTGACTTCCGCGCGATGCCGGCCTTCCTGGACGGCGCGGCGGGGGTGAAGTGGGTGAACGCCCACCCGCGCAACCCCCAGAAGCACGGCCTTCCCACGGTGCGCGCGGTCTACATCCTGAGCGATCCGGAGACGGCCTCGCCGCTGGCCATCCTGGATGGCACCCTGCTGACCGCATGGCGCACGGGGGCGGCGGGTGGGGTGGCCTCGAAGTACCTGGCCCAGGCGAAGCCGCGGACCCTGGGGCTGGTGGGATGTGGTGTGCAGGCGCGCGTGCTGATCGACGCGCACCGGGCCCTGTTCGAAGGGTTGGAACTGTTGCTCGCCGATGCCTCGGAGGCCGCATCCAAGGTGCTCCAGTCGGAGAAGGGAGGGCGGGTGGTCAGCCTCCAGGAGGCCGCGGGCGCCGACATCGTCTGCACCTCCACCCCCGTGCGCTCGCCGGTGGTGAAGCGCGAGTGGGTGAGGGCGGGCACACACATCAACGCCATGGGCGCGGATGCTCCCGGCAAGCAGGAACTGGAGCCGGGCATCCTGCAGCAGGGGCGGATCTTCATCGACGACGAGGATCAAGCGCTGCACTCGGGCGAGGTGAACGTTCCCTTGCACGACGGACTGCTCCGTCGTGAGCAGATCGCGGGCACCCTGGGAGAGGTGGTCGCTGGGAAGAAGAAGGGCCGACTGGCGGACGAAGTCACCCTCTTCGACTCCACGGGACTCGCGGTGCAGGACGTGGCGGTGGCGCGGGCCCTGTACGAGGTGGCGCGGGCCAAGGGGGTCGGTCAGATGTTCGATCTGGTGGGCAGCGGGTAG
- a CDS encoding SDR family oxidoreductase yields the protein MSSVQGKTVIITGASVGIGEELALVLAARGANLVLAARNEEALEGVKRRCEQAGARAITVRTDVAQEGDCRRLAERAIEAFGGIDILVNNAGITMGARFEEVKDLSLFERVMRVNYLGAVYCTHFALPSLRARKGLLVAISSLTGKTGVPTRTGYSASKHAMQGFFDSLRIELLGSGVDVLVVSPGFVATGIRDRALGPDSKPLQRSFRDESRGNMDVATCVAIILKSIERRDRDVVMTAQGKVLQFLKLVAPGLVDRLAQRAFRKNSASSEA from the coding sequence ATGTCCAGCGTGCAAGGAAAGACGGTCATCATCACAGGCGCTTCGGTGGGGATCGGCGAGGAGCTCGCGCTCGTCCTTGCCGCACGGGGGGCGAACCTGGTCCTCGCCGCCCGGAACGAGGAGGCCCTCGAAGGGGTGAAGCGGCGGTGCGAGCAGGCCGGCGCGCGCGCCATCACCGTGAGGACGGACGTGGCCCAGGAGGGGGACTGTCGGCGCCTGGCCGAGCGCGCCATCGAAGCGTTCGGTGGCATCGACATCCTCGTGAACAACGCGGGCATCACCATGGGGGCCCGCTTCGAAGAGGTGAAGGACCTGTCGCTCTTCGAGCGCGTCATGCGCGTGAACTACCTGGGGGCTGTCTACTGCACCCACTTCGCGCTGCCCTCCCTCAGGGCCCGGAAGGGCCTCCTGGTGGCCATCTCCTCGCTCACCGGGAAGACCGGGGTGCCCACGCGAACGGGCTATTCGGCCAGCAAGCATGCCATGCAGGGCTTCTTTGACTCCCTGCGCATCGAGCTGCTGGGCTCGGGGGTGGATGTGCTCGTCGTCTCTCCCGGCTTTGTCGCCACCGGCATTCGCGACCGAGCGCTGGGCCCTGACAGCAAGCCGCTTCAGCGAAGCTTCCGCGATGAGAGCCGGGGGAACATGGATGTGGCCACCTGCGTGGCCATCATCCTCAAGAGCATCGAGCGCCGCGATCGCGACGTGGTGATGACCGCGCAGGGCAAGGTGCTTCAGTTCCTCAAGCTCGTCGCCCCCGGCCTCGTGGATCGCCTGGCCCAGCGGGCGTTCCGGAAGAACAGCGCCTCCTCGGAGGCCTGA
- a CDS encoding MnmC family methyltransferase: MSSDNPRDGDFELVTLRNGSRAVRHLGHGEVMHPSVGPWQEALRLYVDQPRLAERLAQPGPPLVVLDVGLGAATNAVAALTCARGLGAGRRRALEVISLEVDLAPLRLALADPEGFPFLQPFREAAEGLMRDGQWAEEGLHWRLLLGDAVPHLEGALPPADLVYFDPFSPASNPDMWTEAVLARVRARCQKAGEGARLLTYSAATPTRVTLLLAGFYVGAGVSTGTKGETTVAATHLEALEAPLGARWLERWHRSSSRAPHGAPLTPEVESRLLAHPQWHSR; the protein is encoded by the coding sequence GTGTCCTCCGACAATCCACGCGACGGCGATTTTGAACTGGTCACCCTCCGCAATGGCTCCCGGGCGGTGCGCCACCTGGGGCACGGCGAGGTGATGCACCCCAGCGTCGGCCCCTGGCAGGAAGCGCTGCGCCTCTACGTGGATCAGCCCCGGCTGGCCGAGCGCTTGGCGCAGCCCGGCCCCCCGCTGGTGGTGCTCGATGTGGGGCTGGGCGCCGCGACCAACGCAGTGGCCGCGCTCACCTGTGCGCGTGGGTTGGGCGCTGGGCGTCGGCGGGCGCTGGAGGTGATCAGCCTGGAAGTGGATCTCGCCCCGTTGCGGCTGGCGCTGGCGGATCCGGAGGGGTTTCCCTTCCTACAGCCCTTCCGGGAGGCGGCAGAGGGGCTGATGCGCGATGGGCAGTGGGCCGAGGAAGGGCTTCACTGGCGGCTGCTCCTGGGAGATGCGGTGCCGCACCTGGAAGGGGCGCTGCCTCCTGCGGATCTCGTCTACTTCGATCCCTTCTCCCCCGCCTCCAACCCGGACATGTGGACCGAGGCCGTGCTGGCCCGGGTACGGGCGCGGTGTCAGAAAGCGGGGGAGGGCGCGCGGCTGCTGACGTACAGCGCGGCGACGCCCACCCGGGTGACCTTGCTGCTGGCGGGCTTCTACGTTGGTGCGGGCGTGTCCACCGGCACCAAGGGGGAGACCACGGTGGCCGCCACCCACCTGGAAGCGCTGGAGGCGCCCCTGGGGGCCCGGTGGCTGGAGCGGTGGCACCGCTCGTCCTCCCGGGCGCCGCATGGGGCACCGCTCACGCCCGAGGTCGAGAGTCGGCTGCTTGCCCATCCGCAGTGGCATTCCCGTTGA
- a CDS encoding DEAD/DEAH box helicase, with protein sequence MATPEKRAPLAALLPARGEPPLSTDEILNRFVGYVTSNGLELYPAQEEAVLELLAGNHLFLKTPTGSGKSLVAMALHFKAMAEGKVSYYTCPIKALVNEKFFALCDAFGPENVGMLTGDASINREAPIICCTAEILANMAMRDSRAPVDYVVMDEFHYYSDRERGTAWQLPLLGLQNTTFLMMSATLGDTHIIEEGLKKLTGKDVVSVRSAKRPVPLDFDYRESPLHETIQDLVARGKYPIYLVNFTQRAAAEQAQNLMSVDFCTKEEKEAIRQALMEAPFDTPYGKEFQRFLRHGVGMHHAGLLPKYRLLVEKLAQSGHLKVISGTDTLGVGVNIPIRTVLFTQLFKFNGEKLATLSVRDFQQIAGRAGRKGYDDEGSVVAQAPDHVVENVKQTQKEAAGKKKAPKAKPPQKGYVHYDKSTFERLQNGMPEPLESRFEVSHGLLLNLLQSDLTEGSGGYRRLVQLIQRTHDSDYKKRKHLKTAAACFRTLRGAGIVDVEKRPGGAVVKVAEGLQRDFSLNQTLSLYLLDTLEQLDPTTESYALDVVTLVESILENPEVVLYAQLHQLKGEKIAEMKAQGIEYDDRMAELEKLEWPKPNRDFIYGTFNLFAAKHPWVGQENIRPKSIVRDMFERFMSFHDYVREYGLQRSEGVLLRYVGDAYKALVQTVPERFRDETVEDFIDHLRATLRQVDSSLLDEWERMKNPEAVLAPKPVVELKPRELTDDPKAFAARVREELHRLLRVLGQKRYGDALAMLDGAVGEWTATKLEQAMAPYFEEHKVVVLTPAARRPSLTFLKEAGPRQWETQQRIMDPEGHGDWLLDCEIDLRGRKLDDGPILILRRIGT encoded by the coding sequence ATGGCCACCCCCGAGAAACGCGCCCCCCTGGCTGCCTTGCTGCCAGCGCGTGGCGAGCCGCCCCTGAGCACCGACGAGATCCTCAACCGCTTTGTCGGCTACGTGACGTCGAATGGGCTGGAGCTCTACCCAGCGCAGGAAGAGGCGGTCCTGGAGCTGCTGGCGGGCAACCACCTGTTCCTGAAGACGCCCACGGGCTCGGGCAAGTCCCTGGTGGCCATGGCGCTGCACTTTAAGGCCATGGCCGAGGGCAAGGTCTCCTATTACACGTGCCCCATCAAAGCGCTGGTGAACGAGAAGTTCTTCGCGCTCTGCGATGCCTTCGGCCCGGAGAACGTGGGCATGCTCACCGGCGACGCGAGCATCAACCGCGAGGCCCCCATCATCTGCTGCACGGCGGAGATCCTCGCCAACATGGCCATGCGCGACTCTCGCGCCCCGGTGGACTACGTGGTGATGGACGAGTTCCATTACTACTCGGACCGGGAGCGGGGCACGGCGTGGCAGTTGCCCTTGCTGGGCCTGCAGAACACCACGTTCCTGATGATGTCGGCCACGCTGGGCGACACGCACATCATCGAGGAGGGCCTCAAGAAGCTGACCGGCAAGGACGTGGTGTCGGTGCGCAGCGCGAAGCGGCCGGTGCCCCTGGACTTCGACTACCGCGAGTCGCCGCTGCACGAGACCATCCAGGACCTGGTGGCCCGCGGCAAGTACCCCATCTACCTGGTGAACTTCACGCAGCGGGCGGCGGCCGAGCAGGCGCAGAACCTGATGAGCGTGGACTTCTGCACCAAGGAGGAGAAAGAGGCCATCCGCCAGGCGCTGATGGAGGCCCCCTTCGATACGCCCTACGGCAAGGAGTTCCAGCGCTTCCTGCGCCACGGGGTGGGGATGCACCACGCGGGGCTGCTGCCCAAGTACCGGCTGTTGGTGGAGAAGCTGGCGCAGTCGGGCCACCTCAAGGTCATCTCCGGCACGGACACGCTGGGGGTGGGGGTGAACATCCCCATCCGCACGGTGCTCTTCACGCAGCTCTTCAAGTTCAATGGCGAGAAGCTGGCCACGCTGAGCGTGCGGGACTTCCAGCAGATCGCCGGCCGCGCGGGACGCAAGGGCTACGACGACGAGGGCAGCGTGGTGGCGCAGGCGCCAGACCACGTGGTCGAGAACGTCAAGCAGACGCAGAAGGAGGCCGCGGGCAAGAAGAAGGCGCCCAAGGCCAAGCCGCCCCAGAAGGGCTATGTCCACTATGACAAGAGCACCTTCGAGCGGCTGCAGAACGGCATGCCGGAGCCGCTGGAGTCGCGCTTCGAGGTGTCCCACGGCCTGCTGCTCAACCTCTTGCAGAGCGATTTGACGGAGGGCAGCGGCGGCTACCGCCGGCTGGTGCAGCTCATCCAGCGCACGCATGACTCGGACTACAAGAAGCGCAAGCACCTGAAGACGGCCGCGGCCTGTTTCCGCACGCTGAGGGGGGCGGGCATCGTGGACGTGGAGAAGCGGCCGGGCGGGGCGGTGGTGAAGGTGGCGGAGGGGCTCCAGCGGGACTTCTCCCTGAACCAGACCCTGTCCCTGTACCTGCTGGACACCCTGGAGCAGTTGGACCCCACGACGGAGTCGTACGCACTGGATGTGGTGACGCTGGTGGAGTCCATCCTGGAGAACCCAGAGGTGGTGCTCTACGCGCAGCTGCACCAGCTCAAGGGCGAGAAGATCGCGGAGATGAAGGCCCAGGGCATCGAGTACGACGACCGGATGGCGGAGCTGGAGAAGCTGGAGTGGCCCAAGCCAAACCGGGACTTCATCTACGGCACCTTCAACCTGTTCGCGGCCAAGCACCCCTGGGTGGGGCAGGAGAACATCCGGCCCAAGTCCATCGTCCGGGACATGTTCGAGCGCTTCATGTCCTTCCACGACTATGTGCGTGAGTACGGCCTGCAGCGCAGCGAGGGGGTGCTCCTGCGCTACGTGGGAGACGCGTACAAGGCGCTGGTGCAGACGGTGCCAGAGCGCTTCCGGGACGAGACGGTGGAGGACTTCATCGATCACCTGCGCGCCACGCTGCGCCAGGTGGACTCCAGCTTGCTAGACGAGTGGGAGCGGATGAAGAACCCGGAGGCTGTACTGGCCCCGAAACCGGTGGTGGAGCTCAAGCCCCGCGAGCTGACGGATGATCCCAAGGCCTTCGCCGCGCGCGTTCGCGAGGAACTCCACCGGCTGCTTCGGGTGCTGGGCCAGAAGCGCTACGGGGATGCGCTGGCGATGCTGGACGGGGCGGTGGGGGAGTGGACGGCCACCAAACTGGAGCAGGCCATGGCGCCCTACTTCGAGGAGCACAAGGTGGTGGTGCTGACGCCCGCGGCGCGTCGGCCGTCGCTGACGTTCCTCAAGGAGGCGGGCCCCCGGCAGTGGGAAACGCAGCAGCGCATCATGGACCCGGAGGGGCACGGGGACTGG
- a CDS encoding endonuclease domain-containing protein encodes MSPAPAALQSDAAAFQTLERHQHRREQAIPTLTVLSGPPGTAMSLWRRWLESRGQGWCVSLASREAEAIRDWIEFLFRTRNLEADAADVLGAAAGLSQGVLFSQLKGKTAHERDLLLQELFPAIPGTDAASVCRCLLQPRAAPSAPTAWPGLLTACEQNPLRAFAAVHALLPPGEAPALLLAGVGPGWLAQAARATARMCDTVPTLTAALSVEEQAVEFYLNGEESQGRALVREGLLVLKAVSSQALKKRVEALGVRDTEALSQSLSRLAADGAPDEVLTLYGGAARERETATAQPEAEGQARSEAERFLSALLEALPATRGLFELNQRTGFRINNRPVEVDLLSRRLKLAIEIDGYYHFQTPEAYRRDRRKDLALQKHGYLVLRFLANDVVARLEEIRDTVLEVVSLRHNAAGRLSAYGEDAHDRD; translated from the coding sequence GTGTCCCCTGCTCCCGCTGCCCTTCAGAGCGATGCCGCGGCTTTCCAAACGCTGGAGCGGCATCAACACCGGCGTGAGCAGGCCATCCCCACCCTCACCGTGCTCTCCGGCCCCCCCGGCACCGCCATGTCCCTGTGGCGCCGCTGGCTGGAGTCCCGGGGCCAGGGGTGGTGCGTGTCGCTGGCCTCGCGCGAAGCCGAGGCCATCCGAGACTGGATCGAATTCCTCTTCCGGACCCGGAACCTCGAGGCCGATGCGGCAGATGTTCTCGGCGCTGCGGCAGGGCTCTCCCAGGGAGTGCTGTTCTCCCAGTTGAAGGGCAAGACCGCGCACGAACGGGACTTGCTCCTTCAGGAACTGTTCCCGGCCATTCCGGGCACGGATGCCGCCTCCGTGTGCCGGTGTCTGCTCCAACCTCGCGCGGCGCCTTCCGCGCCAACAGCCTGGCCTGGCCTGCTCACCGCCTGCGAGCAGAACCCCCTGCGTGCGTTCGCCGCAGTGCATGCCCTCCTTCCCCCCGGCGAGGCCCCCGCACTCCTGCTGGCGGGCGTGGGGCCCGGCTGGCTGGCCCAGGCCGCCCGGGCCACCGCCCGGATGTGTGACACGGTGCCCACGCTGACAGCCGCCCTCTCCGTGGAAGAACAGGCGGTGGAGTTTTACCTGAACGGAGAGGAAAGCCAGGGCCGGGCCCTGGTCCGCGAAGGGCTGTTGGTGCTGAAGGCCGTGTCCTCCCAAGCCCTGAAGAAACGCGTGGAAGCCCTCGGCGTCCGGGACACGGAGGCCCTCTCTCAATCCCTTTCCCGGCTGGCGGCGGACGGGGCTCCAGACGAGGTGCTGACCCTCTATGGAGGGGCGGCACGCGAGCGGGAGACCGCCACGGCCCAGCCCGAGGCAGAGGGCCAGGCGCGCAGCGAGGCTGAGCGCTTCCTGAGCGCACTGCTCGAGGCCCTGCCCGCCACCCGGGGACTCTTTGAACTCAACCAACGCACCGGGTTTCGCATCAACAACCGGCCCGTGGAGGTAGACCTCCTCTCGCGGCGATTGAAGCTGGCCATCGAAATCGATGGCTACTACCACTTCCAGACGCCCGAGGCCTACCGGCGCGACCGGCGCAAGGACCTGGCCTTGCAAAAACATGGCTACCTGGTGCTCCGGTTCCTCGCCAACGATGTGGTGGCGCGGCTCGAGGAAATCCGCGACACTGTCCTGGAGGTTGTCTCTCTGCGGCACAACGCGGCAGGGCGGTTGTCAGCATATGGGGAGGATGCACATGACCGGGACTGA
- the mdoH gene encoding glucans biosynthesis glucosyltransferase MdoH has protein sequence MQAHSYSPPTTGLRRFCVLGLAAFTTVLGTWEMHRLLSVKGVTHTEWLLLGFFSLCFAWICLSFWTAIAGFFQTLAGGKIPGLRQPTAEEEKAPLTRRTTVVMPIYNEDPASVFANVQATYESLAATGHLDAFDFYVLSDSTRAESWVAEELAWSDLCRRVGGQGRIFYRRRSDNTAKKAGNLSDFCERWGRHYDFMVVLDADSLMTGETLVTLARLMELNPQAGILQAPPRCVGRMTLFARLQQFAGQVYGPVVSAGAAAWQLGESNYWGHNAIIRVSAFIDHCGLPVLPGKQPFGGHILSHDFVEAALMRRAGYTVWLLPELGGSYEQSPPHLLAYAQRDRRWCQGNLQHLRLVMAGGLHPLSRGHFLMGVMSYVASPLWLLFLLTGLGAALQDRFVDPVYFTDERTLFPVWPTFDVAGARRMMVISLAMLLLPKVFGLLLTLARGEESRRMGGRIRLVLSVVLETAISMLLAPVMMLFQSHFVFGTVLGYRVNWSSQQRDDADVPWSEAARRHWPHTLFGVVLAAAAAALSLDLLLWMSPVVAGLLLSIPLSVWTARASLGTRAAKLGLFLIPEETVAHPLLERAQALAAQKVEQVDDGLKRVLTDPRAHALHLALLEEQPGPTIASIELATARRKLLSGQQDSLSTQEKSMVLRDPVTLAEARSRFLSQTS, from the coding sequence ATGCAAGCACACTCCTACTCCCCCCCCACCACCGGACTGCGGCGGTTCTGCGTCCTGGGGCTGGCGGCCTTCACCACCGTCCTCGGGACGTGGGAGATGCACCGGCTTCTGAGCGTCAAGGGCGTCACCCACACCGAGTGGCTGCTCCTGGGGTTTTTCTCCCTGTGCTTCGCCTGGATCTGCCTGTCCTTCTGGACGGCGATCGCGGGGTTCTTCCAGACGCTGGCCGGGGGGAAGATTCCCGGGCTGCGCCAGCCGACGGCCGAGGAGGAGAAGGCGCCGCTCACCCGGCGGACCACGGTGGTGATGCCCATCTACAACGAAGACCCCGCCTCGGTCTTCGCCAACGTGCAGGCCACCTACGAGTCCCTGGCGGCCACGGGGCACCTGGATGCCTTTGATTTCTATGTGCTGAGCGACTCCACGCGCGCCGAGTCCTGGGTGGCCGAGGAACTGGCGTGGTCGGACCTGTGCCGCCGGGTGGGCGGCCAGGGGCGCATCTTCTACCGGCGCCGCTCGGACAACACCGCCAAGAAGGCGGGCAACCTCTCGGACTTCTGCGAGCGCTGGGGGCGCCACTACGACTTCATGGTGGTGCTGGACGCCGACAGCCTCATGACGGGCGAGACGCTGGTGACGCTGGCACGGCTGATGGAGCTCAACCCACAGGCCGGCATCCTCCAGGCCCCTCCCCGGTGCGTGGGACGGATGACGCTCTTCGCCCGGCTGCAGCAGTTCGCGGGCCAGGTGTATGGGCCGGTGGTGTCCGCGGGCGCCGCAGCGTGGCAGCTCGGCGAGTCCAACTACTGGGGCCACAACGCCATCATCCGCGTGTCCGCCTTCATCGATCACTGCGGTCTGCCCGTGCTGCCGGGCAAACAGCCCTTCGGTGGGCACATTCTCAGCCACGATTTCGTGGAAGCAGCGCTCATGCGTCGCGCGGGCTACACGGTGTGGTTGCTGCCCGAACTGGGCGGCAGCTACGAGCAGTCGCCCCCACACCTGCTGGCCTATGCCCAGCGGGACCGGCGCTGGTGCCAGGGCAACCTCCAGCACCTGCGGCTGGTGATGGCCGGGGGGCTGCACCCCTTGAGCCGCGGCCACTTCCTGATGGGGGTGATGTCCTACGTGGCCTCCCCGCTGTGGCTGCTCTTCCTGCTGACCGGCCTGGGCGCCGCGCTCCAGGACCGCTTCGTGGACCCGGTCTACTTCACGGACGAGCGGACCCTGTTCCCGGTGTGGCCGACGTTCGACGTGGCCGGCGCCCGTCGGATGATGGTCATCTCGCTGGCCATGCTGCTGCTGCCCAAGGTGTTCGGCTTGCTGCTGACCCTGGCCCGCGGCGAAGAGTCCCGTCGCATGGGCGGCCGGATCCGGCTGGTGCTGAGCGTGGTGCTGGAGACGGCGATCTCCATGCTGCTCGCGCCGGTGATGATGCTCTTTCAGTCCCACTTCGTCTTCGGCACCGTGCTGGGCTACCGGGTGAACTGGTCGAGCCAGCAGCGCGACGACGCGGACGTGCCGTGGTCGGAAGCGGCGCGGCGTCACTGGCCCCACACGCTGTTTGGCGTGGTGCTGGCCGCCGCCGCCGCGGCCCTGTCCCTGGACCTTTTGCTGTGGATGTCCCCGGTGGTGGCGGGCCTGCTGCTGTCCATCCCCCTGTCGGTGTGGACCGCGCGGGCCTCGCTGGGCACCCGGGCGGCGAAGTTGGGCCTGTTCCTCATCCCCGAGGAGACGGTGGCGCACCCCCTGCTGGAACGGGCGCAGGCGCTTGCGGCGCAGAAGGTGGAGCAAGTGGACGATGGGCTGAAGCGCGTCCTGACGGACCCACGGGCCCACGCGCTGCACCTGGCGCTGCTGGAGGAACAGCCAGGGCCGACGATCGCCTCCATCGAGCTGGCCACCGCGCGGCGCAAGCTGCTCTCGGGGCAGCAGGACTCCCTCTCCACCCAGGAGAAGTCGATGGTGCTGCGAGACCCGGTGACGCTGGCGGAGGCCCGCAGCCGGTTCCTGAGCCAGACCTCCTGA
- a CDS encoding glucan biosynthesis protein, protein MVRSRKRSTWGVRATCVLGVLVAGVAGAQTKPSSPGKAAKASTAASKTVFSADGVREKARALATQSYKVPASNLPAAYEQLSYDEYRDIRFRPDQSLWSREGLPFQAQFFHPGFYYKEPVAVHVVRGKQVEDVPFSPELFSYGPLVKTGPLAKADGFAGLRINHPINRPEHFDEVAVFLGASYFRSLGRGNVYGLSARGLAIDTALPSGEEFPAFREFWLEKPESKSDRIVVHALLDSPSVTGAYRFVIIPGKSTVMEVEATLFARKPVKQLGIAPLTSMYLFGENNRGNYDDFRPEVHDSDGLFLSMKNGEQLWRPLQNPARLNVASFQAENPRAFGLLQRDQSFTNYEDLEARYELRPSVWVEPIGDWGRGAVQLVEIPTREEIHDNIVAAWVPEQPLTPGTERRFAYRLHWGFEPPQRPPGATVTSTRIAAGSTPKARRFVIDFSGGGTAGDAPAEAIITASRGQVLRPIAQRNHVTGGWRATFELIPDDSSAPIELRGFLKNGSETLTETWSYLWTP, encoded by the coding sequence GTGGTGAGGTCGAGGAAGCGCTCAACGTGGGGAGTCCGCGCAACGTGCGTGCTCGGTGTCCTGGTGGCCGGGGTGGCGGGAGCCCAAACAAAGCCTTCCTCCCCGGGAAAGGCCGCGAAGGCCTCCACCGCGGCGTCCAAGACGGTCTTCAGCGCCGATGGGGTTCGGGAAAAAGCACGCGCGCTGGCCACCCAAAGCTACAAGGTGCCCGCCTCCAACCTTCCCGCCGCCTACGAGCAGCTCTCGTATGACGAGTACCGGGACATCCGGTTCCGCCCGGACCAGTCGCTGTGGAGCAGGGAGGGCCTGCCCTTCCAGGCGCAGTTCTTCCACCCCGGCTTCTATTACAAGGAGCCCGTTGCGGTGCACGTGGTGCGCGGCAAGCAGGTGGAGGATGTGCCGTTCTCGCCGGAGCTCTTCAGCTACGGCCCCCTGGTGAAGACGGGCCCTCTGGCAAAGGCGGACGGCTTCGCGGGACTGCGCATCAACCACCCCATCAACCGGCCGGAGCACTTCGACGAGGTGGCCGTTTTCCTGGGCGCCAGCTACTTCCGCTCGCTGGGACGCGGCAATGTTTACGGTCTGTCCGCGCGGGGCCTGGCCATTGATACCGCCCTGCCGAGCGGCGAGGAGTTCCCCGCGTTCCGCGAGTTCTGGCTGGAGAAGCCCGAGAGCAAGTCGGATCGCATCGTGGTCCACGCGCTGCTGGACAGCCCGAGCGTCACGGGCGCCTACCGCTTCGTCATCATCCCCGGCAAGAGCACGGTGATGGAGGTGGAAGCCACCCTGTTCGCCCGCAAACCGGTGAAGCAGCTGGGCATCGCGCCGCTCACCAGCATGTACCTCTTCGGAGAAAACAACCGCGGCAACTACGACGACTTCCGGCCCGAGGTGCACGACTCGGACGGCCTCTTCCTCTCGATGAAGAATGGCGAGCAGCTCTGGCGGCCGCTGCAGAACCCCGCGCGGCTCAACGTCGCGAGCTTCCAGGCGGAGAACCCCCGCGCCTTCGGGCTGCTGCAGCGCGACCAGTCCTTCACGAACTACGAGGACCTGGAGGCACGGTACGAGCTGCGCCCGAGCGTCTGGGTGGAGCCCATCGGGGACTGGGGCCGTGGCGCGGTGCAGTTGGTGGAGATTCCCACGCGCGAGGAGATCCACGACAACATCGTGGCGGCCTGGGTTCCCGAGCAGCCGCTCACGCCCGGCACCGAGCGGCGCTTCGCTTACCGGCTGCATTGGGGCTTCGAGCCTCCCCAACGGCCGCCGGGGGCCACCGTCACCTCGACGCGCATCGCCGCGGGCTCCACGCCCAAGGCCCGGCGCTTCGTCATCGACTTCTCGGGCGGGGGGACCGCGGGAGATGCCCCGGCGGAGGCCATCATCACGGCTTCCCGAGGCCAGGTGCTCCGGCCCATCGCCCAGCGCAACCACGTCACCGGAGGCTGGCGCGCCACCTTCGAGCTGATCCCCGACGACTCTTCCGCGCCCATCGAGCTGCGCGGATTCCTGAAAAACGGTTCAGAGACCCTCACTGAGACATGGAGCTACTTGTGGACACCGTGA
- a CDS encoding TIGR02265 family protein, giving the protein MNPEKLVHAQTVEALFVRAFENRLTPACREALRKAGLNLDHKLERTYSLDQWKDFLRIAAAHVYGGVPAEAAYYSLGERFMDAWFGTFLGRALLGVAKLAGPRRMLLHAGHGFRAGNTFSEVTIVERGPTSLELGMNDVLADQPTFAAGLLARAVELSGGWRVVAIPEGFDGTTCTFHIRWAEAPAVASLNGNATADGQAADSRPRA; this is encoded by the coding sequence ATGAACCCAGAGAAGCTCGTCCATGCCCAGACCGTCGAGGCGCTGTTCGTCCGCGCCTTCGAGAACCGGCTCACCCCGGCCTGCCGGGAAGCCCTGAGGAAGGCCGGGTTGAACCTCGATCACAAGCTGGAGCGGACGTATTCGCTCGATCAGTGGAAGGACTTCCTGCGGATCGCCGCGGCCCACGTGTACGGGGGGGTCCCCGCCGAAGCCGCATACTACTCACTGGGTGAGCGCTTCATGGACGCCTGGTTCGGCACTTTTCTCGGCCGGGCTCTGCTGGGCGTGGCCAAGCTGGCGGGCCCCCGGAGAATGCTGCTGCACGCGGGCCACGGCTTCCGAGCAGGTAACACTTTCAGTGAAGTCACCATCGTGGAGCGCGGGCCCACGTCGCTCGAGCTGGGCATGAACGATGTGCTGGCGGATCAGCCCACCTTCGCGGCGGGGCTGCTGGCCCGGGCCGTGGAGCTTTCGGGCGGCTGGCGCGTGGTGGCCATCCCCGAGGGCTTTGACGGGACGACGTGCACCTTCCACATCCGTTGGGCGGAAGCCCCCGCCGTGGCCTCCCTCAACGGGAATGCCACTGCGGATGGGCAAGCAGCCGACTCTCGACCTCGGGCGTGA